A section of the Solitalea canadensis DSM 3403 genome encodes:
- the hemH gene encoding ferrochelatase: MMKGKKGILLINLGTPNSPSTADVRTYLDEFLSDPRVIDLNPIGRFFLVKGLILPLRSPKSAATYQKIWTENGSPLLYYTIRQKELLEQRLGNEYMVEYAMRYQNPSIESVLEKFRKAKVFDIKIIPLFPQYASATTGSVHDMVMAVVKNWQIVPNIEFVNSFPDHPIMIDAFAEIGSKYDHAAYDHVLFSFHGLPKRQLIKADPSGCHCQQVENCCDKINVNNQYCYSAQSHLTARSIAERLNIPKEKYSICFQSRLGRDPWVEPYTSEVITKLAKEGKKKLLVFCPAFVADCLETIFEIGIEYDEEFKHMGGEKVQLVHGLNEHPRWIDALENIARN; encoded by the coding sequence ATGATGAAAGGTAAAAAAGGAATACTTTTAATTAATCTGGGTACGCCGAATAGTCCCTCAACTGCTGATGTTCGTACTTACTTAGATGAGTTTTTGTCTGATCCAAGAGTTATCGACCTTAATCCAATCGGTCGATTTTTTTTGGTTAAAGGCCTCATTCTTCCATTACGTTCTCCTAAATCGGCTGCCACTTATCAAAAGATATGGACGGAAAATGGTTCTCCATTGTTATATTATACCATTCGCCAGAAAGAATTACTTGAGCAACGCTTAGGAAATGAATACATGGTTGAATATGCAATGCGTTATCAAAATCCAAGCATTGAATCAGTCCTTGAAAAATTCAGAAAAGCAAAGGTTTTTGATATTAAGATCATCCCTTTGTTCCCTCAGTATGCTTCTGCAACTACAGGTTCTGTGCACGATATGGTGATGGCAGTAGTGAAAAACTGGCAAATAGTTCCTAATATTGAGTTTGTAAACAGTTTTCCTGATCATCCAATAATGATCGATGCATTTGCAGAGATAGGTAGTAAATACGATCATGCAGCTTACGACCATGTATTGTTTAGCTTTCATGGACTACCTAAGCGCCAATTAATAAAAGCTGATCCAAGTGGTTGTCATTGTCAGCAGGTAGAAAATTGTTGTGATAAGATCAATGTTAATAATCAATATTGTTATAGTGCCCAATCACATTTAACAGCACGATCAATCGCTGAAAGACTAAATATTCCGAAAGAAAAATACAGTATTTGCTTTCAGTCGCGTTTAGGCCGTGATCCATGGGTGGAGCCTTATACCAGCGAAGTAATTACTAAGCTTGCAAAAGAAGGCAAAAAGAAATTATTGGTATTCTGTCCTGCTTTTGTGGCAGATTGCCTGGAAACAATTTTTGAGATAGGCATTGAATACGATGAGGAATTTAAGCATATGGGAGGAGAAAAAGTGCAGTTGGTACATGGTTTAAATGAGCATCCAAGATGGATTGATGCATTGGAAAATATTGCAAGAAATTAA
- a CDS encoding glycosyltransferase, with product MIIVLTAVTVFLVIRFCVTLFNFISKPKLTKTFRRYNELVSILIPARNEGDNILPLLESIKEQDYDNYEVIILDDGSSDNTFALASAFAKDDKRFRVIAGEPLPKDWLGKNFACHQLSEQASGEFLLFVDADQKLKKGLINSSIYRMKVFRLAVLSLFADQRMHTLGERLVVPLLNYILLTLLPLRLVSMTKWPAFSAASGQFMMFDATIYRRNQWHEEVKKDINEDVEIMKLLKSKGYKGDVLLANGFLECRMYTSYFDGLQGLSKNLLVEFGYSVIGLLVYLILIFFGYSILFMLPSYELLGVVVFLVVGMRFMVSSMSNQNILLNFLLHPLQMITIVLVSILSIHKYMTKSIQWKGRKILQ from the coding sequence ATGATAATAGTTCTTACGGCAGTAACAGTATTCTTGGTTATCCGGTTTTGTGTTACTTTATTCAACTTTATTTCTAAACCCAAGCTAACAAAAACATTTAGAAGGTATAACGAGCTTGTATCTATTCTTATTCCTGCCCGTAACGAAGGCGATAATATTCTTCCGCTTCTTGAATCGATAAAAGAGCAGGATTATGATAACTATGAAGTGATAATTTTAGACGACGGATCATCTGACAATACATTTGCTTTAGCAAGTGCTTTCGCCAAGGATGATAAACGTTTCAGGGTTATTGCCGGGGAACCTCTTCCTAAAGATTGGCTTGGGAAAAATTTTGCTTGCCATCAGTTAAGTGAACAGGCTAGTGGTGAATTCTTATTGTTTGTTGATGCGGATCAAAAATTGAAAAAAGGGTTGATTAACAGCTCCATTTACCGGATGAAAGTTTTCAGGCTTGCAGTTCTTTCTCTTTTTGCAGATCAACGTATGCATACACTCGGTGAGCGACTGGTTGTTCCTCTGTTAAACTATATCTTACTTACTCTTTTACCTTTACGTTTGGTTTCTATGACTAAATGGCCTGCATTTTCGGCCGCGAGCGGACAGTTTATGATGTTTGATGCAACTATTTATCGTCGCAATCAGTGGCATGAGGAAGTGAAAAAAGACATTAATGAGGACGTCGAAATAATGAAACTGCTAAAAAGCAAGGGGTACAAAGGTGATGTGCTTTTGGCGAATGGTTTTTTGGAATGCCGGATGTATACTTCCTATTTTGACGGATTACAAGGTTTGAGTAAGAACTTATTGGTTGAGTTTGGTTACAGCGTTATTGGTTTGTTAGTCTATCTTATCCTTATCTTCTTTGGTTATAGTATTCTGTTTATGCTTCCAAGCTATGAGTTGTTAGGAGTTGTAGTGTTTTTGGTAGTCGGAATGCGATTCATGGTTTCTTCCATGAGCAATCAAAATATTTTACTCAATTTTTTGCTACATCCGCTACAGATGATCACCATTGTATTGGTAAGCATATTATCCATTCATAAATACATGACGAAGTCAATTCAATGGAAAGGACGGAAAATTTTACAGTAG
- a CDS encoding 4-hydroxy-3-methylbut-2-enyl diphosphate reductase, translated as MLNLKVDIDKESGFCFGVVYAIDMAEEILEEQGYLYCLGDIVHNDEEVARLKAKGLRIIDHEALKNLRDEKVLIRAHGEAPETYRLAVENNIQLIDASCPVVLKLQNRIKNTHDADEPILIYGKHGHAEVIGLQGQTSGSALVFQDISELDGVELPKKFSLYSQTTKSTANFYKIKDELLARGYDVKANDTICRQVSNRDKDLPEFASKFNKIVFVSGKKSSNGKVLFEVCRKTNPNTFFISSVDEIDSSLFFPGESVGIAGATSTPMWLMEDVKHALEAL; from the coding sequence ATGCTCAATTTAAAGGTAGATATTGATAAAGAATCTGGTTTTTGCTTTGGTGTGGTATATGCCATTGACATGGCGGAAGAGATCTTAGAAGAGCAGGGTTATTTATATTGCCTGGGCGATATTGTACATAATGATGAAGAAGTTGCACGGTTGAAAGCTAAGGGATTGAGAATCATTGATCATGAAGCATTAAAGAATCTTCGCGATGAAAAGGTGCTGATTCGGGCCCATGGCGAAGCTCCTGAAACTTATCGTCTGGCTGTTGAAAATAATATTCAATTAATTGATGCTTCTTGTCCGGTAGTGTTAAAACTTCAAAACCGGATTAAAAATACACATGACGCTGATGAACCGATCTTGATCTATGGCAAACATGGGCATGCTGAAGTAATTGGTTTACAAGGACAAACAAGTGGCTCCGCATTGGTTTTCCAGGATATTTCGGAGTTAGACGGAGTTGAACTTCCTAAGAAATTCTCACTTTATAGTCAAACGACCAAAAGCACTGCTAATTTCTATAAAATAAAAGATGAGCTTTTAGCGCGTGGATATGATGTTAAAGCGAATGATACTATTTGTCGTCAAGTATCTAATCGTGATAAAGATCTACCTGAGTTTGCGTCAAAATTTAACAAGATTGTTTTTGTATCAGGAAAGAAATCATCAAATGGGAAAGTGCTGTTTGAGGTTTGCCGAAAAACAAATCCAAATACATTTTTCATTTCTTCGGTAGATGAAATTGATTCTTCTTTATTTTTTCCTGGAGAATCAGTAGGTATTGCTGGGGCTACATCAACCCCAATGTGGTTGATGGAAGACGTTAAACATGCATTGGAAGCATTATAA